In Panicum virgatum strain AP13 chromosome 4N, P.virgatum_v5, whole genome shotgun sequence, a single window of DNA contains:
- the LOC120669359 gene encoding berberine bridge enzyme-like Cyn d 4, translated as MAMVRRSFALSLLAAFLAVLHRAASAAPAAPSPDTASFLRCLAADLPPQVVHTNASPSYASVLESSIKNLLFVTPATPTPVAIVAAADASHVQAAVRCGARHGVRVRPRSGGHDYEGLSYRSLSAARPFAIVDLAALRAVRVNAARRTAWVGSGATLGELYYAIANRSARLGFPGGVGPTVGLGGHLSGGGFGLLLRKHGLAADHVVDAVIVDAEGRLLDRAAMGEDLFWAIRGGGGGSFGVVLRWKLRLVRVPATVAVFAVHRPRNQSATALLARWQRVAPALPRDVFLRVVLQNQDAQFQSLYLGTCAGLVATMAGRFPELGVTPRDCIEMMWIESVLYFAFYGTAKPRELLLDRGAGPERYFKAKSDYVSEPVPSHVWESAWSWFLRDGAGLLILDPYGGRMAGVSPSATPFPHRRELYNLQYYGFWFENGTEVSEKHVGWIRGLHREMEPYVSKNPRGAYVNYRDLDLGVNGDDDGGVGGYEKARAWGEMYFKANFERLAAVKAKVDPHDFFRNEQSIPPLPSSRKGLSYKGNY; from the coding sequence ATGGCCATGGTCCGGCGGAGCTTTGCGCTATCACTCCTCGCGGCTTTCCTCGCCGTCCTGCACCGCGCGGCCTCTGCTGCACCGGCTGCTCCGTCGCCGGATACAGCGTCCTTCCtccgctgcctcgccgccgacctccCCCCGCAGGTCGTCCACACGAACGCGTCCCCATCGTACGCGTCCGTCCTCGAGTCCTCCATCAAGAACCTGCTGTTCGTGACGCCGGCGACCCCGACGCCGGTCGCCATCGTCGCGGCGGCCGACGCCTCCCACGTCCAGGCCGCCGTGCGCTGCGGCGCGCGCCATGGCGTGCGCGTCCGCCCGCGCAGCGGCGGCCACGACTACGAGGGCCTGTCCTACCGCTCCCTGAGCGCCGCGCGCCCCTTCGCCATCGTCGACCTGGCCGCGCTCCGCGCCGTCCGCGTCAACGCCGCGCGCCGCACCGCCTGGGTCGGCTCCGGCGCGACGCTCGGCGAGCTGTACTACGCGATCGCCAACCGCAGCGCGCGCCTCGGGTTCCCCGGCGGGGTCGGCCCGACGGTGGGCCTCGGCGGCCACCTCAGCGGGGGCGgcttcgggctgctgctgcggaaGCACGGCCTCGCCGCGGACCACGTGGTCGACGCCGTCATCGTCGACGCCGAGGGGAGGCTCCTGGACAGGGCCGCCATGGGGGAGGACCTCTTCTGGGCcatccggggcggcggcggcgggagcttcGGCGTCGTGCTCCGCTGGAAGCTGCGGCTGGTGCGCGTGCCGGCGACCGTCGCGGTGTTCGCCGTCCACCGGCCCCGGAACCAGTCCGCGACCGCTCTCCTCGCCCGGTGGCAGCGCGTGGCGCCAGCGCTGCCGCGCGACGTCTTCCTCCGCGTCGTCCTCCAGAACCAGGACGCGCAGTTCCAGTCCCTCTACCTCGGCACATGCGCCGGCCTCGTGGCGACGATGGCCGGGAGGTTCCCGGAGCTCGGCGTCACGCCGCGGGACTGCATCGAGATGATGTGGATCGAGTCGGTCCTCTACTTCGCCTTCTACGGCACGGCGAAGCCGAGGGAGCTGCTCCTGGACCGGGGCGCCGGGCCGGAGCGCTACTTCAAGGCCAAGTCGGACTACGTGAGCGAGCCCGTCCCGAGCCACGTGTGGGAGAGCGCGTGGAGCTGGTTCCTCAGGGACGGCGCCGGGCTGCTCATCCTGGACCCCTACGGCGGCAGGATGGCCGGCGTGTCGCCGTCGGCGACGCCGTTCCCGCACCGGCGGGAGCTCTACAACCTCCAGTACTACGGGTTCTGGTTCGAGAACGGCACGGAGGTGTCGGAGAAGCATGTGGGGTGGATCAGGGGGCTGCACCGGGAGATGGAGCCGTACGTGAGCAAGAACCCCAGGGGCGCGTATGTGAACTACAGGGACTTGGACCTCGGCGTGAACGGTGACGACGACGGTGGCGTGGGTGGCTACGAGAAGGCGAGAGCTTGGGGGGAGATGTACTTCAAGGCGAACTTCGAGAGGCTTGCCGCGGTGAAGGCGAAGGTGGATCCCCACGACTTCTTCAGGAACGAGCAGAGCATTCCTCCGCTTCCGTCGTCCCGGAAAGGCTTGTCGTATAAAGGCAATTATTGA
- the LOC120670799 gene encoding berberine bridge enzyme-like Cyn d 4, which produces MARAPRILHLLLALCFLSSSSVVVASASGAADAFVGCLAAAGVPPRLLQTPASPSYDALLRSSVRNLRYVAPGIPRPLAIVAATEPAHAQAAVSCGRRHGVLVRARSGGHDYEGLSYASLDPRERFAVLDLAAFREVRVDAARAEAWAGSGATLGEVYYAVGAASRALAFPAGVCPTVGVGGHLSGGGFGTLMRRYGLAADNVLDAVLVDADGRLLNRTTMGEDLFWAIRGGGGESFGVVLSWKLRLVPVPETVTVFTVRRSRNQSATELITKWQEIAPALPRDLILRVVVQSRHAQFEALFLGRCSRLLDHMRAHFPDLGVSRADCEELSWIQSTVYFAFYSSSKPVELLLDRIGETGRYVKAKSDYVQDPIPRHAWESTWSWLEKPEAGLLILDPYGGRMASISPSATPFPHRKGNLYNLQYYSFWFENGMAALEKRMSWVRGLYREMEPYVSKNPRTGYVNYRDLDLGTNELEGNVTSYAKARIWGEKYFRGNFERLAAVKAMVDPDDFFRNEQSIPLLFWNARCFCGE; this is translated from the exons ATGGCAAGAGCACCAAGAATCTTGCACTTGCTCCTCGCTCTGTGCTTCCTTTCCAGCAGCAGCGTCGTCGTCGCCTCAGCTTCCGGCGCCGCCGATGCCTTCGTcggctgcctcgccgccgccggcgttccgccgcgcctcctccagaCCCCGGCGTCCCCGTCCTACGACGCGCTCCTGCGCTCCTCCGTCCGCAACCTCCGCTACGTCGCGCCGGGCATCCCGCGGCCGCTCGCCATCGTGGCCGCCACCGAGCCTGCCCACGCGCAGGCCGCCGTGagctgcggccgccgccacggcgtcCTCGTCCGCGCCCGCAGCGGCGGGCACGACTACGAGGGCCTCTCCTACGCGTCCCTCGACCCGCGCGAGCGCTTCGCCGTGCTCGACCTCGCCGCGTTCCGGGAGGTCCGCGtcgacgccgcgcgcgccgaggcCTGGGCCGGGTCGGGGGCCACGCTCGGCGAGGTCTACTACGCCGTCGGCGCCGCGAGCCGCGCGCTCGCGTTCCCCGCGGGGGTCTGCCCcaccgtcggcgtcggcgggcaCCTCAGCGGCGGCGGGTTCGGCACGCTGATGCGCCGGTACGGCCTCGCGGCCGACAACGTCCTTGACGCCGTCCTCGTGGACGCCGACGGGAGGCTCCTGAACCGGACCACCATGGGGGAGGACCTCTTCTGGGccatccgcggcggcggcggcgagagcttCGGCGTCGTGCTGTCTTGGAAACTCCGCCTCGTGCCCGTGCCGGAGACGGTAACCGTGTTCACCGTCCGCCGGTCGAGAAACCAGTCCGCGACTGAACTCATCACCAAATGGCAAGAAATCGCGCCGGCGCTGCCGCGGGACCTCATCCTCCGCGTCGTGGTGCAGAGCCGGCACGCGCAGTTCGAAGCCCTGTTCCTCGGCCGTTGCAGCCGCCTCCTCGACCACATGCGAGCTCACTTCCCCGACCTCGGCGTGTCGCGGGCGGACTGCGAGGAGCTCAGCTGGATCCAGTCCACCGTCTACTTCGCCTTCTACTCCAGCTCCAAGCCGGTGGAGCTCCTCCTCGACAGGATCGGCGAGACGGGTCGGTACGTCAAGGCCAAGTCCGACTACGTGCAAGATCCCATCCCACGGCACGCGTGGGAGAGCACATGGTCgtggctggagaagcccgaGGCCGGGCTGCTCATCCTGGACCCCTACGGCGGCCGGATGGCCAGCATCTCGCCGTCGGCGACGCCGTTCCCGCACCGGAAGGGGAACCTCTACAACCTCCAGTACTACTCCTTCTGGTTCGAGAATGGCATGGCGGCGTTGGAGAAGCGGATGAGCTGGGTCAGAGGGCTGTACAGGGAGATGGAGCCGTACGTGTCCAAGAATCCAAGAACTGGGTATGTGAACTACAGGGACCTGGATCTCGGGACGAATGAGCTGGAGGGCAACGTGACTAGCTACGCGAAGGCGAGGATTTGGGGGGAGAAGTATTTCAGAGGTAATTTTGAGAGGTTGGCAGCTGTGAAGGCCATGGTGGATCCTGATGATTTCTTCAGGAATGAGCAGAGCATCCC TCTTCTCTTTTGGAATGCACGGTGCTTTTGTGGTGAATAG